The window GAAAGTCAGGTTTATTGGCTACTTGCTGGCGGAAATAAGAGCACACAGCAACGAGACATCCAACGCGCCAAAGCTCTACAGCGAGAAGTGGAGGAACTGATTTATGGTCAAGGTAACGAAATTTGATGCCGTCCAATATCTGGACAGCGAAGAAATGATGACGGCCTATCTTGAAGCAGCCATGGAAGATCAAAATCCGGATGTCTTTTTAGCAGCCCTGGCGGACGTGGCCAAGGCGCGTGGAATTGCCCAGCTTGCGA is drawn from Spartobacteria bacterium and contains these coding sequences:
- a CDS encoding putative addiction module antidote protein, which gives rise to MVKVTKFDAVQYLDSEEMMTAYLEAAMEDQNPDVFLAALADVAKARGIAQLAKDTGLGRESLYKTLAPGAKPRFETIMKITKCLGIPLTVHLEKDVQSTATT